A window of Terriglobales bacterium contains these coding sequences:
- a CDS encoding NHLP bacteriocin system secretion protein: MLGSKSDIYRKRALENISSPEKIDELMVVVRPQDWMLLWSAAALLVVVLIWSVVGRIPTTVTGRGVFVIPRRVLDCPAPASGRLELLGIRVGDVVRPGQVIGHIDQGEIWRRVQENRSLLVELQAQHRAKSVLQSEQMRLHREQYDLARKTLQLQARNFQTELGEAERMESFLKKRLESLRHVKDLGLIAETAGDLVDAEKDYANNQGKISLMYARLQQVQDELKQTETSDKGFAREIMEATTQRQVQMRQLEGRIAEDEAELRKSSEVRCDHGGRVVEVAGTPGQYMIAGTPVARMDTSGDSASLVGLLYFSVGDGKKIRPGMPVQITPDTVERQRFGGIVGSVNVVSPFPVSREGAVSLIGSVEVAQKIMPPGAYIQVTADLEGDSSTYSGYRWSASKGPELKLSPGTTNSVRVAVEERAPITYLLPFLRSVSGTY; encoded by the coding sequence ATGCTCGGTAGTAAGTCGGACATCTATCGCAAGAGGGCGCTAGAGAACATTTCTTCCCCCGAGAAGATCGACGAACTGATGGTGGTCGTGCGCCCGCAGGACTGGATGCTGCTGTGGTCAGCCGCAGCGCTGCTGGTGGTGGTTCTGATCTGGAGCGTCGTCGGCCGAATCCCCACGACCGTCACCGGCCGCGGTGTTTTCGTCATCCCGCGGCGGGTGCTGGACTGCCCGGCGCCCGCTTCGGGGAGGCTCGAATTACTCGGCATACGCGTGGGCGATGTGGTGCGCCCGGGCCAAGTGATCGGGCACATCGACCAGGGCGAAATCTGGCGCCGCGTGCAGGAGAACCGCTCGCTGCTGGTCGAACTGCAGGCGCAACATCGGGCCAAATCGGTTCTTCAGTCCGAGCAGATGAGATTGCATCGTGAGCAGTACGACCTGGCCAGGAAGACATTGCAGTTGCAGGCCCGTAACTTCCAGACGGAGTTGGGTGAAGCGGAAAGGATGGAGTCCTTTTTGAAGAAGAGACTCGAGAGTCTGCGACATGTGAAGGACCTGGGGCTGATTGCGGAAACCGCCGGGGACCTGGTGGACGCAGAGAAGGACTACGCCAACAACCAGGGGAAGATCAGCCTGATGTATGCGCGCCTGCAACAGGTGCAGGACGAACTGAAACAGACAGAGACCAGCGACAAGGGGTTTGCGCGGGAGATCATGGAAGCCACCACGCAGCGTCAGGTGCAAATGCGCCAACTGGAAGGGCGCATCGCGGAGGACGAGGCCGAACTGCGGAAGAGCAGCGAGGTTCGGTGCGACCACGGAGGCCGCGTGGTCGAAGTAGCAGGTACTCCCGGCCAGTACATGATTGCCGGCACCCCGGTCGCACGCATGGATACAAGCGGGGACAGCGCGTCGCTGGTCGGGTTGCTGTATTTCTCGGTGGGTGACGGAAAGAAGATCCGGCCCGGGATGCCCGTGCAAATCACACCTGACACCGTGGAGCGTCAGCGCTTTGGCGGCATCGTGGGGTCGGTCAACGTAGTCTCGCCGTTTCCGGTCAGCCGTGAGGGTGCGGTCAGCCTGATCGGTAGCGTAGAAGTGGCGCAGAAAATCATGCCTCCCGGCGCCTACATCCAGGTGACCGCCGATCTGGAAGGAGATTCCAGCACCTACAGCGGCTACCGGTGGTCCGCCTCCAAAGGCCCAGAACTGAAGCTCTCCCCAGGGACGACGAACTCGGTACGGGTAGCGGTGGAGGAGCGTGCGCCTATCACCTACCTGCTGCCCTTCCTGAGGTCCGTAAGTGGAACCTACTAG
- the treS gene encoding maltose alpha-D-glucosyltransferase: MARRKQSANVEPGEATWYKDAVVYQLHVRAFHDSDGDGIGDLRGLTQKLDYLQDLGVTALWVLPFYPSPLRDDGYDIADYTSVHPSYGTLLDFRNLLREAHRRGLRVITELVLNHTSDQHAWFQRARREPKGSVWRNFYVWSDTPDRYRDARIIFKDFEASNWTWDPVAKAYFWHRFYCHQPDLNFDNPAVHRALFHVVDFWLEMGVDGMRLDAVPYLYEREGTNCENLPETHAFLKALRAHVDKDFPGRMLLAEANQWPEDAVAYFGEGDECHMAFHFPLMPRMFMAIRMEDRYPILDILQQTPSIPPLCQWAIFLRNHDELTLEMVTDEERDYMYRVYANDPQARINLGIRRRLAPLLERNRAKIELMNGLLFSLPGTPVVYYGDEIGMGDNIYLGDRNGVRTPMQWTPDRNAGFSRANSQRLFLPLIIDPDFHYESTNVESSQQNAHSILWWTKRLIAFRKQHHAFGWGTLEFLSPENRRVLAFVRRFQEQTILVVANLSRFAQYVELDLSAYKDMVPVELSGRTEFPPIGELPYLLTLGGYAFHWFALEPRRVAEVESVTGEIASAPTVAFAGGWQNLLRKGGSRSLERALPRFLVSRRWFGSKARRVKSATVADGVPLQHDGGVTYIAIVNVEYTEGDPENYSVPLSFAAGEQAERIEESHAHSIVARTSGPDGKGVIYGAMRDPGFCAALLETIARRRRLRGQGGEVVGRPTRAFRSLRGETSDVLPPSLLRTEQSNSSVLFGDRMILKVFRKLQDGVNPDLEIGAFLTEKTGFRQIAPVAGALEYQRKGAAPITLGILQGFVVNQGDAWQYSLDALSRFYERVTALPTESRPETMTPVSPLTLASQDLPEQAGALIGTYLESARLLGQRTAEMHLALASDSQDSAFVPEAFTPFYQRSLYQSMRNLASNSFQMLRQRIPTLPEAVRSDAQAVVGQEAAILGKFRAITEGKISAMRTRIHGDYHLGQVLHTGDDFVIIDFEGEPARSIGERRIKRSPLRDVAGMLRSFHYAAYAALLGPSAGRAVRPEDLPALEPWAFYWYAYCSAVFLRAYLQTAAEGVWMPRNRGELQLLLEAYLLEKAIYELGYELNNRPDWLQIPVHGVLDLLKGSSESR; this comes from the coding sequence GTGGCGCGAAGGAAACAGAGCGCAAACGTGGAGCCAGGGGAAGCGACCTGGTACAAGGATGCGGTTGTGTACCAGCTCCACGTCCGTGCCTTTCACGACAGCGACGGAGACGGCATCGGCGACCTCCGCGGACTGACCCAGAAGCTGGATTACTTGCAGGACCTGGGCGTGACCGCGCTCTGGGTGCTGCCGTTCTATCCGTCGCCGCTGCGTGACGATGGATATGACATTGCGGACTACACCAGCGTCCACCCCAGCTATGGAACGTTGCTCGACTTCCGCAACCTCCTCCGGGAAGCTCACCGACGTGGACTGCGGGTGATTACCGAGCTCGTCCTGAATCACACGTCGGATCAGCACGCGTGGTTTCAGCGCGCACGGCGTGAACCCAAGGGAAGCGTATGGCGTAATTTCTACGTCTGGAGCGATACCCCGGACCGCTACCGCGACGCGCGCATTATTTTCAAGGATTTTGAAGCCTCCAACTGGACGTGGGATCCGGTCGCCAAGGCCTATTTCTGGCACCGCTTCTATTGCCACCAACCCGATCTCAACTTCGACAACCCGGCCGTGCATCGCGCTTTGTTCCACGTCGTGGACTTCTGGCTGGAGATGGGCGTGGACGGCATGCGTTTGGATGCCGTGCCGTACCTCTACGAGCGCGAGGGAACAAATTGCGAGAATCTGCCCGAGACGCATGCCTTCTTGAAGGCACTGCGCGCGCACGTGGACAAGGATTTTCCGGGGCGAATGCTCCTCGCGGAGGCCAACCAGTGGCCGGAGGATGCGGTGGCCTACTTCGGTGAAGGTGATGAATGCCATATGGCGTTCCACTTCCCGCTGATGCCGCGCATGTTCATGGCTATCCGCATGGAGGACCGCTATCCGATTCTGGACATTCTTCAGCAGACACCTTCCATTCCACCGCTTTGCCAATGGGCCATCTTCCTTCGCAATCACGACGAATTGACGCTGGAGATGGTGACAGACGAAGAGCGCGACTACATGTACCGGGTGTATGCCAACGATCCGCAGGCGCGAATCAACCTGGGCATCCGGCGGCGACTGGCGCCTCTGCTGGAGCGGAACCGGGCCAAGATCGAACTGATGAACGGTCTGCTGTTTTCGCTGCCCGGAACGCCGGTGGTCTACTACGGTGATGAGATCGGCATGGGAGACAACATCTACTTGGGCGACCGCAACGGGGTGCGCACGCCCATGCAGTGGACGCCGGACCGGAACGCGGGCTTTTCCCGCGCCAACTCGCAGCGCCTGTTCCTCCCGCTGATTATCGACCCCGATTTCCACTATGAATCAACCAACGTCGAGTCGTCGCAGCAGAACGCACATTCCATCCTGTGGTGGACGAAACGCCTTATTGCCTTCCGTAAGCAGCATCATGCGTTCGGCTGGGGAACGCTGGAGTTTCTTTCGCCCGAGAACCGCCGGGTGCTGGCTTTCGTCCGCAGGTTCCAGGAACAGACCATCTTGGTCGTGGCCAACCTTTCGCGGTTCGCCCAATACGTCGAGTTGGATCTTTCCGCCTATAAGGACATGGTGCCCGTAGAGCTCTCCGGGCGCACCGAGTTTCCTCCCATCGGGGAGCTGCCCTACCTGCTGACTCTGGGAGGGTACGCTTTTCACTGGTTCGCGCTGGAGCCGCGGCGCGTGGCTGAGGTTGAGAGCGTGACCGGAGAGATTGCGTCGGCGCCGACGGTGGCCTTCGCGGGAGGGTGGCAGAACCTTTTGCGCAAGGGCGGAAGCCGGTCCCTGGAGCGGGCACTGCCCCGCTTCCTGGTCTCGCGGCGCTGGTTCGGAAGCAAGGCCCGCCGCGTTAAGTCCGCCACCGTCGCCGACGGTGTGCCGCTGCAGCATGACGGAGGTGTGACGTACATTGCCATCGTGAACGTGGAGTATACGGAAGGGGATCCAGAGAACTACTCGGTGCCCCTGAGCTTCGCTGCCGGTGAGCAGGCGGAGCGAATCGAGGAGAGCCACGCGCACTCCATTGTTGCCCGCACCTCAGGACCCGACGGCAAGGGCGTGATCTACGGCGCCATGCGCGATCCAGGGTTTTGTGCGGCCTTGCTGGAAACCATCGCCAGGCGACGCCGGCTGCGCGGTCAGGGGGGTGAGGTGGTAGGCAGGCCGACCCGCGCCTTCCGGAGCCTGCGGGGCGAGACCTCTGATGTCCTGCCTCCTTCGCTGTTGCGAACCGAGCAAAGCAACTCCTCGGTGCTCTTCGGCGATCGGATGATCTTGAAGGTCTTCCGGAAGTTGCAGGACGGCGTGAACCCCGACCTGGAAATCGGCGCTTTTCTTACGGAAAAGACTGGATTTCGACAGATCGCTCCCGTGGCTGGGGCCCTGGAGTACCAGCGCAAAGGGGCGGCTCCGATCACGCTCGGAATCCTGCAAGGATTCGTGGTCAACCAGGGAGATGCATGGCAGTACAGTCTGGATGCGCTCTCGCGCTTCTACGAGCGGGTGACGGCGCTGCCGACCGAGTCGCGGCCAGAAACCATGACCCCGGTTTCGCCGCTCACCCTGGCAAGTCAGGATCTGCCCGAGCAGGCTGGAGCGTTGATCGGAACCTACCTGGAGTCGGCGCGGCTGTTGGGCCAGCGCACCGCCGAAATGCACTTGGCCCTGGCTTCGGATTCGCAGGATTCCGCCTTCGTGCCCGAAGCGTTCACTCCTTTCTACCAGCGTTCGCTCTACCAATCGATGCGCAACCTGGCATCCAACTCGTTCCAGATGTTGCGCCAGCGCATTCCCACACTGCCGGAAGCGGTGCGGTCCGACGCCCAGGCGGTTGTCGGGCAGGAGGCGGCGATTCTGGGGAAGTTCCGCGCTATCACCGAGGGGAAGATTAGCGCGATGCGCACACGCATTCACGGCGACTACCACCTCGGCCAGGTGCTCCACACTGGCGACGATTTTGTGATCATCGATTTCGAGGGTGAGCCTGCGCGTTCCATTGGAGAGCGGCGGATCAAGCGTTCACCGTTGCGGGACGTAGCCGGAATGCTGCGCTCATTTCACTACGCCGCGTACGCGGCCTTGCTGGGCCCGAGCGCGGGCCGCGCCGTTCGCCCTGAGGACCTTCCCGCGCTGGAACCGTGGGCGTTCTATTGGTACGCCTATTGCTCAGCGGTCTTCCTGCGCGCCTATCTGCAAACCGCGGCCGAAGGAGTCTGGATGCCCCGCAATCGAGGGGAACTGCAGCTTCTGCTCGAGGCTTACTTGTTGGAAAAGGCCATCTACGAGCTGGGATATGAGCTGAATAATCGACCCGATTGGCTGCAGATTCCGGTGCACGGCGTCCTCGATTTGCTCAAGGGCAGCTCGGAATCCAGATAG
- a CDS encoding cyclic nucleotide-binding domain-containing protein: MRKALFLLGILNDSDIDWLIAHGSKRELTTSEVLIQEGKAIGNMFIVLDGSFAVSVGEAQREVARLKSGEVVGEVSFVDSRPPSASVTALEPSHVLAVPLAGITGKLESDLPFAARFYRAIAVFLADRLRHSIGQLGYGKEPSPGTEEVETDEMDPEVLDRLTLAGARFDWLQRRLRDI; encoded by the coding sequence ATGCGCAAGGCGCTTTTTCTCCTTGGGATTCTCAACGACAGCGACATTGACTGGCTCATCGCCCACGGCTCAAAGCGGGAGCTGACGACGAGCGAAGTCCTGATCCAAGAAGGCAAGGCGATCGGAAACATGTTCATCGTGCTGGACGGTTCGTTTGCCGTCTCTGTAGGCGAGGCACAGCGGGAGGTCGCACGGCTCAAGAGCGGTGAAGTGGTCGGCGAGGTGTCGTTCGTGGATTCGCGGCCACCCTCCGCGTCCGTGACTGCGCTCGAGCCCTCCCATGTACTCGCCGTACCGCTGGCCGGAATCACCGGCAAACTGGAAAGCGATCTCCCCTTCGCCGCCCGGTTCTACCGGGCTATTGCGGTGTTCCTGGCTGACCGGTTGCGGCACTCCATCGGGCAGCTGGGCTATGGGAAAGAACCGTCGCCCGGTACCGAGGAAGTGGAAACCGACGAAATGGACCCCGAGGTCCTGGATAGGCTCACCCTGGCGGGAGCGCGTTTTGACTGGCTGCAGCGGCGGCTGCGCGACATCTGA
- the glgB gene encoding 1,4-alpha-glucan branching protein GlgB — MPAKTEFALRHDVSLLGDDDLHLFNEGSHTRLYEKLGAHVIQADGTAGTCFSVWAPNAERVSVLGTFNGWNAQAHPLHQRGRSGIWEGFVAGAGKGEVYKFRIVSRNAGYSVSKADPFAVMSELPPKTASVVWNLDYRWDDSDWMKQRHRSNSLQSPVSIYEVHLGSWARVPEEGNRSLSYREIAPRLASYVENMGFTHVELMPVMEHPFYGSWGYQVTGYFAPTSRYGTPQDFMYLVDHLHQRGIAVILDWVPAHFPSDEHGLAYFDGTHLYEHADPRQGYHPDWGSYIFNYDRHEVRSFLLSNAFYWLDRYHADGLRVDAVASMLYLDYSRKAGEWVTNQYGGRENLGAIQFLRRCNEDVYREHPDVQVIAEESTSWPMVSRPIYVGGLGFGLKWDMGWMHDTLQYMAFDPIHRKYRHSHLTFRMLYAFTENFVLPLSHDEVVHGKGSLIAKMAGDDWQRFANLRLLFAYMYSQPGKKLLFMGSEIAQWHEWNHDSSLDWHLTEYGSHRGVQKLVEDLNRLYRSELALHELDCAPNGFEWVDAGDSDQSVLTYLRCARSGERTILVALNFTPVPRVGYRIGVPFSGFWKEVLNTDATAYAGSGWGNWGGVTASDVPCHGRPFSVAVSLPPLAAVLFLHEG, encoded by the coding sequence ATGCCTGCGAAAACCGAGTTCGCGTTGCGCCATGACGTTTCCCTTCTGGGCGACGACGACCTCCACTTGTTCAACGAGGGCTCGCACACACGCCTCTACGAAAAACTGGGAGCCCACGTCATTCAGGCGGATGGAACTGCGGGCACCTGTTTTTCCGTGTGGGCGCCCAACGCCGAGCGCGTCTCCGTGCTCGGCACTTTCAACGGCTGGAACGCACAGGCCCACCCGTTGCATCAGCGTGGGCGGTCGGGCATCTGGGAAGGCTTCGTTGCGGGCGCGGGTAAAGGAGAGGTGTACAAGTTCCGCATTGTGTCCCGTAACGCTGGCTACTCGGTGAGCAAGGCGGACCCCTTCGCGGTCATGTCGGAGCTCCCCCCCAAGACCGCGTCGGTGGTATGGAATCTCGACTACCGCTGGGATGATAGCGATTGGATGAAGCAGCGCCATCGCAGCAACTCGCTGCAAAGTCCCGTCTCCATCTACGAAGTGCATCTTGGTTCATGGGCGCGCGTGCCTGAGGAGGGAAACCGCTCACTTTCCTATCGCGAGATAGCTCCGCGGCTGGCGAGTTATGTCGAGAACATGGGATTCACGCACGTTGAACTCATGCCGGTCATGGAGCATCCATTCTACGGATCCTGGGGCTACCAGGTGACCGGCTACTTCGCGCCTACCAGCCGCTATGGCACGCCCCAGGACTTCATGTACCTGGTGGACCATCTGCATCAGCGCGGCATCGCCGTGATCCTCGACTGGGTACCTGCGCACTTTCCTTCCGACGAGCACGGCCTCGCCTACTTCGACGGCACCCATCTTTACGAGCACGCCGACCCGCGACAGGGCTACCACCCTGATTGGGGCAGCTACATCTTCAATTACGACCGCCACGAAGTGCGCAGCTTCCTGCTGAGCAACGCCTTCTACTGGCTGGACCGGTATCACGCCGACGGCCTGCGCGTGGACGCGGTGGCTTCCATGCTCTACCTGGACTACTCGCGCAAGGCAGGCGAGTGGGTGACCAACCAATACGGCGGGCGTGAAAACCTGGGCGCCATTCAGTTCCTGCGCCGCTGCAACGAGGACGTGTATCGCGAGCATCCCGATGTTCAGGTCATCGCCGAAGAATCCACGTCGTGGCCCATGGTGTCACGGCCCATTTACGTCGGAGGACTGGGATTCGGACTCAAGTGGGACATGGGCTGGATGCACGACACCTTGCAGTACATGGCCTTCGACCCCATCCATCGCAAGTACCGCCACAGCCACCTCACTTTCCGCATGCTGTATGCCTTCACGGAAAACTTCGTTCTGCCGCTTTCTCACGACGAAGTGGTGCACGGCAAAGGTTCGCTGATCGCCAAGATGGCGGGTGACGATTGGCAGCGCTTCGCCAACCTGCGCCTGCTCTTCGCCTACATGTACTCTCAGCCGGGGAAGAAGCTGTTATTCATGGGCAGCGAGATTGCCCAGTGGCACGAATGGAACCATGACAGCAGCCTGGATTGGCACCTGACCGAGTACGGCAGCCATCGCGGCGTCCAAAAGCTGGTCGAGGACCTGAACCGCCTCTATCGCAGCGAGCTTGCGCTGCACGAACTGGACTGCGCTCCGAACGGCTTCGAATGGGTTGATGCCGGCGATTCGGACCAGTCGGTCCTCACTTACTTGCGGTGCGCACGTTCCGGGGAGCGTACCATCCTGGTGGCGCTCAATTTCACGCCCGTACCGCGCGTGGGCTATCGCATCGGCGTGCCCTTCAGCGGCTTCTGGAAAGAAGTGCTGAATACCGACGCTACCGCATACGCTGGCAGCGGATGGGGAAATTGGGGCGGCGTCACAGCGTCGGACGTCCCCTGCCACGGACGCCCGTTCTCGGTTGCGGTCAGCCTGCCTCCATTGGCCGCCGTACTCTTTCTGCACGAAGGGTAG
- a CDS encoding NHLP family bacteriocin export ABC transporter peptidase/permease/ATPase subunit, whose amino-acid sequence MEPTSQPPQYREGRVRTPTVLQMEAVECGAASLAIILGYFGRIVPLAQLRQDCGVSRDGSKASNVVAAARRYGLNAKGYKKELSSLHELRYPYVVFWNFNHFLVVEGYKNGQFLLNDPETGPRSVSEQEFDESYTGVVLAMEPGPQFERGGRKPSVVEGLRTRLDGSRTSLLFCILAGFLLVLPGITVPALTQVFIDDVLIRRLQDWLRPIVLALLVAAALQFVLSLMQQRVLRRLRMKLSVAMSSRFLWHLLQLPVSYYAQRFSGEISSRLYLNDKVADALSGRLATTAVGLGMTVFYAAVMLQFDAVLTVIALALAVVNVMALQAIARRRKDTNLKLAHDLGMTHAVAISGLQGIRTLKASALENDFFARWSGHYAKTVNTSQRMALANHYLGLLPGFLAFLMTTLILVVGGYRVLGGTLTIGMLIAFQALTASFLLPVNNLMGFGAVMQELEGDLSRLDDVLENSKERATRLSVPWVASRHPVRLAGYVDVRNLTFGYNRAAPPLIEDLSFRLQPGQRVALIGSTGSGKSTISKLVAGLYEPWSGEILFDGEERSTLPRELLTNSIAMVEQDIVLFAGTVRENLTLWDASVPEEQIDQACWDAVIDEAIAFLPGGYNSQLLERAANMSGGQVQRLEIARALVNRPSILVMDEATSALDAETEKLVDRNIRRRGCTCIIVAHRLSTIRDCDEIIVLDRGKVTQRGTHEQLWAEEGHYRTLLASEGEALTEATPS is encoded by the coding sequence GTGGAACCTACTAGCCAACCGCCGCAATACCGCGAAGGACGGGTCCGCACACCGACCGTGCTTCAGATGGAGGCGGTGGAGTGCGGGGCAGCATCGCTGGCCATCATTCTCGGCTACTTCGGGCGCATCGTGCCCCTGGCTCAGTTGCGGCAGGACTGCGGCGTCTCGCGCGACGGCAGCAAGGCCTCCAACGTCGTCGCGGCCGCACGCCGCTACGGCCTGAACGCCAAGGGGTACAAGAAGGAACTCTCATCCCTGCACGAACTCCGCTATCCCTATGTTGTCTTCTGGAACTTCAACCACTTCCTGGTGGTTGAGGGCTACAAGAACGGTCAGTTTCTTCTGAACGATCCTGAAACCGGACCGCGTTCCGTCAGTGAACAGGAATTCGACGAGTCCTATACCGGGGTGGTTCTGGCCATGGAGCCGGGACCGCAATTCGAGCGCGGTGGCCGCAAGCCCAGCGTCGTGGAAGGCTTGCGAACCCGGCTGGACGGATCGCGCACCAGTTTGCTGTTCTGCATCCTGGCGGGCTTCCTGCTGGTCCTGCCTGGAATCACAGTGCCTGCCTTGACCCAGGTCTTCATCGACGACGTGCTGATCCGCCGGCTGCAAGACTGGCTGCGACCCATTGTCTTGGCGTTGCTGGTGGCCGCAGCGCTCCAGTTTGTTCTTTCTCTGATGCAGCAGAGAGTTCTGCGACGGCTCCGCATGAAGCTCTCCGTGGCCATGTCCAGTCGATTCCTCTGGCACCTGTTGCAGCTTCCGGTCTCCTACTACGCGCAGCGGTTCAGCGGCGAGATCAGCAGCCGCCTGTACCTGAACGATAAGGTGGCCGATGCGCTCTCGGGTCGCTTGGCAACCACCGCGGTCGGTCTGGGCATGACGGTGTTCTACGCCGCGGTGATGCTGCAGTTCGATGCCGTCCTGACGGTCATTGCCCTGGCCCTGGCGGTTGTGAACGTGATGGCGCTGCAGGCCATTGCCCGTCGCCGCAAAGACACGAACCTGAAGCTCGCGCATGACCTCGGCATGACGCATGCGGTAGCCATCTCGGGCTTGCAGGGCATCCGCACGCTGAAGGCCTCCGCGCTAGAGAACGATTTCTTCGCCCGCTGGTCGGGCCACTATGCCAAGACCGTGAACACTTCCCAGCGGATGGCGCTCGCCAATCACTACCTCGGCCTGCTGCCCGGCTTTCTGGCCTTCCTGATGACCACGCTCATCTTGGTAGTGGGTGGGTACCGTGTGCTGGGCGGGACGCTCACCATCGGCATGCTGATCGCCTTCCAGGCCCTGACTGCCAGCTTTTTGCTGCCGGTGAACAACCTGATGGGCTTCGGTGCCGTCATGCAAGAGCTGGAAGGCGACCTGAGCCGGCTCGACGACGTGCTGGAGAACTCCAAGGAGCGTGCCACCCGGTTGTCGGTTCCGTGGGTCGCCAGTCGGCATCCGGTACGATTGGCAGGGTACGTCGACGTCCGTAACCTCACCTTTGGATACAACCGCGCCGCCCCGCCGCTGATCGAAGACCTTTCCTTTCGCCTCCAACCCGGGCAGCGGGTGGCACTGATCGGCTCGACGGGGTCGGGCAAGTCCACCATCAGCAAGCTGGTGGCAGGTCTCTATGAGCCCTGGAGCGGTGAAATCCTCTTCGACGGCGAGGAACGCTCGACTCTGCCGAGGGAGCTACTCACCAATTCCATCGCCATGGTGGAGCAGGATATCGTGCTGTTCGCTGGCACGGTGCGCGAGAATCTGACGCTGTGGGACGCCAGTGTCCCCGAGGAACAGATCGACCAGGCTTGCTGGGATGCGGTCATCGACGAGGCCATCGCCTTCCTGCCCGGTGGCTATAACAGCCAGCTTCTGGAGCGCGCGGCCAACATGAGCGGCGGCCAGGTGCAACGACTGGAGATCGCGCGCGCCCTCGTGAACCGCCCCTCGATCCTGGTGATGGACGAAGCCACCAGTGCGCTCGACGCGGAAACCGAGAAGCTCGTGGATCGAAACATCCGTCGCCGGGGTTGCACGTGCATCATCGTGGCCCACCGGCTCAGCACCATCCGTGATTGCGACGAGATCATCGTGCTCGACCGGGGCAAGGTCACACAGCGCGGCACCCACGAGCAGTTGTGGGCTGAGGAAGGGCACTACCGGACGCTCCTGGCCAGCGAGGGCGAGGCGCTTACGGAGGCGACGCCATCTTGA